The DNA segment AGATACATTTCTACTAACTATAATTTGTGGTAGTTTGATATTACAATTCAAGTGCTAACTGTTACGCTCTTGCTTTAAAGTTTGCTCCCTTCATcccttttcttttatgtttgTAATATCAAGaggtttttttattctgttgttTGTACTATCCTTATGGACTGGAATAGTTGAATACTTAATCTTTCTTAGATGCTGCAATTTAGGAATGAAGTGACCAAATTAAATTGGTCCAGAGATTATTAAAATCACCAattgttttttttgggtgaaCCTAAAAGCAATACTTAGAAAACCCCAGAATTTTCCTAGTTTTGAAACAGAGGAGTAGACAGCACACTTTGAATACATAAAGTTGTGACAGAGAATGCTGATAATAACTTGTAGTAGAGAAAAGCTCAGCTGGGTGCAAGGAAAAGCTTCATGAGAAGGTAAAACTTTGAAGCAGGAGCCCTGCTGAGGTTAAGGAACCTCCCTCACTGGAAGTTTTTAAGACTACTTTGGAGGCTGTCAATACATGGGTTGGCCTCACAGTGGAAGGCTTGGGCTAAATGTTTGGTTATGGTACTTTCTAACTGTTCctatgaatattttaataacttttcATGCACTCAGGAgcttgcaaattattttttcttgtttgaaaaTCATTGAGCTGAGACACAGTATCTTGCCCAACTGTATTCCACGTggaaaattcaaagaaaattagAACTATTTCACTATTTTGGTTTAGACTAAAACAATAATTATGATGAATTATGATAACTACCTAGGTATTCATGATGACTGCACAGTATATGCATGGTTAGGTATAACAACCTGATATTCTAGCTTTATTGTGAGACAACAAACATAGCCTgtgttttttctgtgttctggGAGTTGTCTTTGTTATAGTTATAGTTTATGGTTAGTTGTTCTTGCTGGCTGGCTCCAGCATTTGCCATTGTGagagaaatcaaaattaattataCTGCAGGATACAGTTGATGAGCTACAGAAACAAGAATAGTAAATTTAACAATATATTGAAGctaagtgtttttcttttcactaaTACTGCATTGATTTAATGCATTTCTGAAGTGCAAGAAATcttagttcttttttttctcttatcttCATAAATAATATACTTGGGAGTTAGAATTACTGCTGTAGAAAAGACATTTGTTACAATAAGttcttgaatttttaaattaatataatggAGTTGAACTGTGTATTATTTGGAAGAACAGATGCATTTATAGCACAGATGACTTAGATtacttttcagaagaaaaataagtttacGTTTTCTACAAGTTTCCATGTACTCTGTTACAAGGAAGGTATTTGAAGCTAAATTAAATCAAGAGTGTATTAATCTAGATACTTTTGGTATCTTATGCAGAAAATTATACAAACAGGCAATTATGTATTAATAGAGGATAAATAATactctttttcttattttagggACCAGTGTGATTTAAGAATCTCTCTTCTAAGAAAATCTGCTGCTTCTACAGCCTTCTGTCTTAGTGTGTACTTGATGATTTCACTTGAAATACCTATCTGAAGAAATTAAGAGTAGGCAAGGTGTAattaccttttaaaaatgttaaaaactcAGCATTGTGTAACAGCTGTCAAGATACCCAAGAAAAAGCCATATATTTGTGACATGTGCTATAAACAGTTTGAAACCCCATCAAAATTAGCTAGGCATTATCTCATACATACTGGTCAAAAGCCATTTGAATGTCATGTCTGCAATAAAACATTCAGGCAGCTAGTCCACCTGGAGAGGCATCAGTTAACCCATAATCTACCTTTTAAGTGTATTGTTTGTTATAGAAACTTCAAAAATGTAATCACTTTCTTAAAGCATCAGCAGcttcataatgaaaattacaataatgatacaaagcaaacagaaaactaTGTGAATTCTGAGCAAGGCAGGGTCACTTGTGGCATATTtcattgttctgtgtgctggaAACCCTTTACAACTGAAGAGAGGTGGATGCTGCATCAGTGTCTCAAGTCAGATCATCTACATGGTgccagaagaagaaagaagaaagctcACACTTGTGAATCATGTAACAAGACATTTCCATCAAGATCCAAGCTAGAAAGACACTTCCTTATTCACACTGGCCAGAAACCTTTTAAGTGTTCTTCATGTGGCAAATCTTTCAGACAGTCAACACACTTGAAAATTCATCagctcacacacacagaagaaaggccttttcagtgctgtttttgTCAGAAGGGATTTAAAATACAGAGCAAACTCATGAAGCATAAACAGCTCCATGCCAAAAATAAGACTTTTCCCAATACTGTATGCAAAGCAAAGACTCTTAAATATCCCAGACCACACAACGCGTTGGAAGGAAAATGGGATAGCTTTGAGAATGCTGATACACACAAGTCACAGGAGAATGACCCACATGATGTTCACTCAATTTATATTGTACCCTTTCAGTGCCCAGCATGTGAGCAGAGTTTTGAAACAGAGCATGTTCTAAAGTTGCACAAATGTTGTCATTCAAAAGACAGCCGAAGTTCAAATAATGGTACAACAGCACGCAGACACACAGtcaacaggaaaaataagacCTTGATGAAACTGAAGCATACTGGAGGAAAGGCAACAGATTTTTCTCtgactgacagaaaaaaaataaaatcaggtcATGTTGGAAGTTCTGACCTGGTTACAGCTAGAGATCAGCACATGTCCACTAAACCTTCCAAGGACCGCTGGAGCAGGCGTGAGGTGCACAAGTCAGTTTGTAATCGGATGAAAAGAGCGTTTCCTGTGCCATTATCTTGGCAAGAGTACCCACAACCTCCTGACTTGGGCAGTAATTTAAAAGGTGTGCTTCCTGGTGAAAGCATGTTAAATGTTGGTGATTCACTGGATAATAAAGATGATGCTTTTTATGGTTCATCAAATGATAGTTTTTTTGATAATCCAGAAGTACTTGACTGtgctttttcatcttctgctaAAAATATACATAACAGACACAAAGTGTGTAAATGTGACAGATGTGAAAAAATTTTTCCATCTTCATCCAAACTTCAAAGACATTATCTTATACACACAGGACAAAAGCCCTTTGGCTGTAATGTTTGTGGAAAGGCATTTAGACAGTCAGCTCACTTAAAAAGACATCAGCTCACCCATACTGAAAAGAGAGCCCGTAAAAGCCCCGTTTGCCAGGTAGAATTTGTAAACCTGAACAAACTTTTCAATCACCAGGGAGAGCGCACTGAATTTATGTCGTCTCAGCCTGTGAGTTATTCAGGTTATTCTCAAGCACCTTCACAGCCATCTGGCTTTCAAGAATTCGAGCTGATTCAGTCAAACCAAGCAGCTGAAATCAAAGTTGAAATTGAGTCAGGGGATTTTGTTCCTGACACCAGCAGTAGAAACCCCCAGCCGTATTTGTGCAGTAAATTGTTGGAAACAGAGCAAAGCTGTTACAGCTATTGGCATGATTTTTCTGAAGGTAGTGAAAAAAGTGAAGCTGTTAACAAATTATATCAATGCAGTATCTGCTTTAAAACTTTTACATCTCCTTCTAAGCTTGAAAGGCATCACCTAATGCATGCTGGACAGAAGCCATTTGAATGTTTagtttgtggaaaaaaattcagacagGCCCCACATTTGAAAAGACACCACCTTATTCACTTTAAAGAGAGCTTAAAGCTTAGTTCCACTGAGGAACAAGCAGAGACTGTATTAGTTTTATCTAAACAGGATAGTGTCCTatgaaatagttttaaattttttttggttgcaTAATTATCAGAGATTTCTATTAGGCCAAACACTTAAGTGAAAGGGATTATATTTTCTGTTACAGAGATGACCTGGTGAAGTTAATTTACTGTTCTCAGAACTGACT comes from the Taeniopygia guttata chromosome 5, bTaeGut7.mat, whole genome shotgun sequence genome and includes:
- the ZNF770 gene encoding zinc finger protein 770; this encodes MLKTQHCVTAVKIPKKKPYICDMCYKQFETPSKLARHYLIHTGQKPFECHVCNKTFRQLVHLERHQLTHNLPFKCIVCYRNFKNVITFLKHQQLHNENYNNDTKQTENYVNSEQGRVTCGIFHCSVCWKPFTTEERWMLHQCLKSDHLHGARRRKKKAHTCESCNKTFPSRSKLERHFLIHTGQKPFKCSSCGKSFRQSTHLKIHQLTHTEERPFQCCFCQKGFKIQSKLMKHKQLHAKNKTFPNTVCKAKTLKYPRPHNALEGKWDSFENADTHKSQENDPHDVHSIYIVPFQCPACEQSFETEHVLKLHKCCHSKDSRSSNNGTTARRHTVNRKNKTLMKLKHTGGKATDFSLTDRKKIKSGHVGSSDLVTARDQHMSTKPSKDRWSRREVHKSVCNRMKRAFPVPLSWQEYPQPPDLGSNLKGVLPGESMLNVGDSLDNKDDAFYGSSNDSFFDNPEVLDCAFSSSAKNIHNRHKVCKCDRCEKIFPSSSKLQRHYLIHTGQKPFGCNVCGKAFRQSAHLKRHQLTHTEKRARKSPVCQVEFVNLNKLFNHQGERTEFMSSQPVSYSGYSQAPSQPSGFQEFELIQSNQAAEIKVEIESGDFVPDTSSRNPQPYLCSKLLETEQSCYSYWHDFSEGSEKSEAVNKLYQCSICFKTFTSPSKLERHHLMHAGQKPFECLVCGKKFRQAPHLKRHHLIHFKESLKLSSTEEQAETVLVLSKQDSVL